In Actinomyces radicidentis, one genomic interval encodes:
- the cydB gene encoding cytochrome d ubiquinol oxidase subunit II, whose product MTLSILWLILIAVLWTGYLTLEGFDFGVGMLLHVLGKDERDRRSMMQAIGPHWDGNEVWLLTAGGATFAAFPEWYGTLFSGAYVALFLILLCLIVRVCAIEWRSKINDQAWRDRWDWIHTVAAWIPSIVWGVAFANMVQGMKIEVVMTGTGEVVPASQVATDSLMAGASNQLTGGFLSLLTPFTILGGVVTCTLFLTHGALFIALKTQGDLHERALAFAKKSALVSTAVTAVWALWAQLAYSPNGLSWLPLVIAAVALIASLAVTYQGREGLAFGLHFAGIGGAVAFIFATMAPDVMRSSIDPAYSLTYQQAASTDTTLIIMTVAAIVFVPVVLFYTIWGYKVFSRRIDPSKVNPAEGGLDPKRVRDSAQPEAAIGY is encoded by the coding sequence ATGACTCTCTCCATCCTCTGGCTCATCCTCATCGCGGTCCTGTGGACCGGCTACCTCACCCTCGAGGGCTTCGACTTCGGCGTCGGCATGCTCCTCCACGTCCTCGGAAAGGACGAGCGCGACCGCCGCTCGATGATGCAGGCCATCGGCCCGCACTGGGACGGCAACGAGGTCTGGCTCCTCACCGCCGGCGGCGCGACCTTCGCGGCCTTCCCCGAGTGGTACGGCACCCTCTTCTCCGGCGCCTACGTCGCCCTCTTCCTCATCCTCCTGTGCCTCATCGTGCGCGTGTGCGCCATCGAGTGGCGCAGCAAGATCAACGACCAGGCCTGGCGCGACCGCTGGGACTGGATCCACACCGTCGCCGCCTGGATCCCCTCCATCGTGTGGGGCGTCGCCTTCGCGAACATGGTCCAGGGCATGAAGATCGAGGTCGTCATGACCGGGACCGGTGAGGTCGTCCCGGCCTCCCAGGTCGCCACCGACAGCCTCATGGCCGGCGCCTCGAACCAGCTCACCGGCGGCTTCCTCAGCCTGCTGACCCCGTTCACCATCCTGGGCGGCGTCGTCACCTGCACGCTGTTCCTCACCCACGGCGCCCTCTTCATCGCGCTCAAGACCCAGGGCGACCTCCACGAGCGCGCCCTGGCCTTCGCCAAGAAGTCGGCCCTCGTGTCCACCGCGGTCACCGCCGTGTGGGCCCTGTGGGCGCAGCTCGCCTACTCCCCCAACGGCCTGTCCTGGCTGCCCCTCGTCATCGCGGCGGTCGCGCTCATCGCGTCCCTCGCCGTGACGTACCAGGGTCGCGAGGGCCTCGCCTTCGGGCTCCACTTCGCCGGCATCGGCGGGGCCGTCGCCTTCATCTTCGCCACGATGGCCCCCGACGTCATGCGCTCCTCCATCGACCCGGCCTACTCGCTGACCTACCAGCAGGCCGCCTCGACGGACACGACCCTCATCATCATGACGGTCGCCGCGATCGTCTTCGTCCCGGTCGTGCTCTTCTACACGATCTGGGGCTACAAGGTGTTCTCGCGCCGCATCGACCCGTCCAAGGTCAACCCCGCCGAGGGCGGTCTCGACCCGAAGCGAGTCCGCGACTCCGCCCAGCCGGAGGCCGCGATCGGCTACTGA
- the cydD gene encoding thiol reductant ABC exporter subunit CydD, which translates to MKPLDPRLMRYARAARRYIIITAVTGTLTALLVIAQAFLISRSVSPVVGRTADWSTVRPLVIALAAVVLGRVLVLYVQEALAHRAAVETTIDLREQVLSHAAALGPRWQAVHGADTATLLTRGLDDFEPYFTRYLPQLLLAATVTPLTGLVMLTQDVPSTIAVTCTIPLIPIFMIFIGRLTQKHSADRLVAMEKLGGQVLDLLAGLPTLKALGREKGPARRVKELGRAYNRTTMSTLRVAFLSGAVLEFITTLSVAIIAVEIGFRLIFGKMGLETGLFVLMIAPEVYAPLRQVGFQFHASANGVAAADAVFEVLETPLPEHGDVPAADLSRSAIRVEGLSVAARGAWAPHELTAEIRPGRLVALTGASGAGKTTTTQVLLGLLPAEYGRVLVVPEDGEPVSLADVTAESWWEQISWVPQRPVLVPGTVLSNVLGEDAAQAPGAAGSPALAAAAHATGFDEVLAVLPAGWETPVGQGGVGLSVGQRQRLALTRALVATTPLIVLDEPTAHLDAASESHVLDGVAALREAGRTVLVIAHRASLLAMADDVITVTSSPAPELLSAGEDDQDSRDGDDAPARGSVAAGTPSEPSLLSEPAGTTDEEAAL; encoded by the coding sequence GTGAAGCCACTGGACCCCCGGCTCATGCGCTACGCGCGCGCTGCCCGGCGCTACATCATCATCACGGCCGTGACCGGGACGCTGACCGCCCTGCTCGTCATCGCGCAGGCCTTCCTCATCTCGCGCTCCGTCTCCCCCGTCGTCGGCCGCACCGCCGACTGGAGCACGGTCCGGCCGCTCGTCATCGCGCTCGCCGCGGTGGTCCTCGGCCGCGTCCTCGTCCTCTACGTCCAGGAGGCCCTCGCGCACCGGGCCGCCGTCGAGACGACCATCGACCTGCGCGAGCAGGTCCTCTCCCACGCCGCCGCCCTCGGGCCGCGCTGGCAGGCCGTCCACGGCGCCGACACCGCCACCCTCCTCACCCGCGGCCTGGACGACTTCGAGCCCTACTTCACGCGCTACCTGCCCCAGCTGCTCCTGGCCGCCACGGTCACGCCGCTCACCGGCCTCGTCATGCTCACCCAGGACGTGCCCTCCACGATCGCCGTGACCTGCACGATCCCCCTCATCCCGATCTTCATGATCTTCATCGGCAGGCTGACGCAGAAGCACTCGGCGGACCGACTCGTCGCCATGGAGAAGCTCGGCGGACAGGTGCTCGACCTCCTCGCCGGCCTGCCCACCCTCAAGGCCCTCGGCCGTGAGAAGGGACCCGCCCGTCGGGTCAAGGAGCTCGGCCGCGCCTACAACCGGACCACGATGTCCACCCTGCGCGTCGCCTTCCTCTCCGGCGCCGTCCTCGAGTTCATCACCACTCTGTCCGTCGCGATCATCGCCGTCGAGATCGGCTTCCGCCTCATCTTCGGCAAGATGGGACTCGAGACCGGTCTCTTCGTCCTCATGATCGCCCCCGAGGTCTACGCGCCGCTGCGCCAGGTCGGCTTCCAGTTCCACGCCTCCGCCAACGGCGTCGCCGCCGCCGACGCCGTCTTCGAGGTCCTGGAGACCCCGCTGCCCGAGCACGGCGACGTCCCCGCCGCGGACCTGTCCCGCTCCGCCATCCGCGTCGAGGGCCTGTCCGTCGCCGCCCGCGGCGCCTGGGCGCCCCACGAGCTCACCGCCGAGATCCGCCCAGGCCGCCTCGTCGCCCTCACCGGCGCCTCCGGAGCCGGCAAGACCACGACGACGCAGGTCCTCCTCGGCCTCCTGCCGGCCGAGTACGGCCGCGTCCTCGTCGTCCCCGAGGACGGCGAGCCCGTCAGCCTCGCCGACGTCACCGCCGAGTCCTGGTGGGAGCAGATCTCCTGGGTCCCCCAGCGCCCCGTCCTCGTGCCCGGCACCGTCCTGAGCAACGTCCTCGGCGAGGACGCCGCCCAGGCGCCCGGCGCCGCCGGCTCCCCCGCGCTCGCCGCCGCCGCGCACGCGACCGGCTTCGATGAGGTCCTCGCGGTCCTCCCGGCCGGCTGGGAGACGCCCGTCGGACAGGGCGGCGTCGGTCTGTCCGTCGGCCAGCGACAGCGCCTCGCCCTCACGCGCGCCCTCGTCGCGACCACCCCGCTCATCGTCCTCGACGAGCCCACGGCCCACCTCGACGCAGCCAGCGAGAGCCACGTCCTCGACGGCGTCGCCGCGCTCCGGGAGGCCGGCCGCACCGTCCTCGTCATCGCCCACCGCGCCTCCCTCCTCGCCATGGCCGACGACGTCATCACCGTCACCTCCTCCCCCGCCCCCGAGCTCCTGAGCGCGGGCGAGGACGACCAGGACAGCCGGGACGGCGACGACGCACCGGCCCGCGGCTCCGTCGCCGCAGGCACCCCGAGCGAGCCCTCGCTGCTCTCCGAGCCCGCCGGCACCACTGACGAGGAGGCCGCCCTGTGA
- the cydC gene encoding thiol reductant ABC exporter subunit CydC has product MSALTPTERRALRRAVRLLDLDRGRFAASVALGGLGLLSALGLSGVAAWMIARASQMPDVIALGVAPVMVRLFGVSRSVLRYCERLVSHDTALRGMNALRTHLYEILAGSRTDTVAGLRRGDVLARVGADVDAVGDLVVRSYLPMAVAASVGLLTAVGVGLVYWPAGVILGLCLLLSGVGGPLITMRSARAAELARQEQTTDLSATVLTALDGGSELSVSGRMPRVMDSLAGVEEHLAATRDRAARPAAAAAAIDVLAMGLSVLGSLIVGVPAVTSGRIGEVWLAVIVLVPLSAFEATANLGPASVQLIKSAGAAVRIVELVDRAEASAAEVPETHDLPAVTTGGPRLRARGLAVGWPGGPVVAEGIDLDLAPGDRLAIVGPSGIGKTTLLLTLAGLLEPKDGELTLDGVSPWAGERTEVAARITLTAEDAHVFDTTVLENLRVAHGALRPEEATALLERAGLGAWLAALPDGLDTPLGSDGTTVSGGERRRLLLARALAAPTPLMLLDEPGEHLDAETADRLVADLLDAGLAEDPASRRGVLLVTHRLSALAHADEVLMVGRTEAGRPATVLRRGSHADLAATDAGYRWSLEQEEHETQEV; this is encoded by the coding sequence GTGAGCGCCCTGACCCCGACCGAGCGCCGCGCCCTGCGCCGCGCCGTCCGGCTCCTCGACCTCGACCGCGGCCGCTTCGCCGCCTCCGTCGCCCTGGGCGGCCTCGGGCTGCTCAGCGCCCTCGGCCTGTCCGGCGTCGCCGCCTGGATGATCGCCCGGGCCTCCCAGATGCCCGACGTCATCGCGCTCGGCGTCGCGCCCGTCATGGTGCGCCTCTTCGGCGTCTCGCGCTCCGTGCTGCGCTACTGCGAGCGCCTCGTCTCCCACGACACGGCCCTGCGCGGCATGAACGCACTGCGCACCCACCTCTACGAGATCCTCGCCGGCTCCCGCACGGACACGGTGGCGGGCCTGCGCCGCGGCGACGTCCTCGCCCGCGTCGGCGCGGACGTCGACGCCGTCGGCGACCTCGTCGTGCGCTCCTACCTGCCGATGGCCGTGGCCGCGAGCGTCGGTCTCCTCACCGCCGTCGGCGTCGGCCTCGTCTACTGGCCGGCCGGCGTCATCCTCGGCCTGTGCCTCCTCCTGTCCGGCGTCGGCGGCCCACTCATCACGATGCGCTCCGCCCGCGCGGCCGAGCTCGCCCGCCAGGAGCAGACCACCGACCTGTCCGCCACCGTCCTCACCGCCCTCGACGGCGGCAGCGAGCTCTCCGTCTCCGGCCGCATGCCCCGCGTCATGGACTCACTCGCAGGCGTCGAGGAGCACCTCGCCGCCACCCGCGACCGCGCCGCCCGTCCCGCCGCCGCCGCGGCCGCGATCGACGTGCTGGCCATGGGACTGTCCGTCCTCGGTAGCCTCATCGTGGGCGTGCCCGCGGTAACGAGCGGACGCATCGGCGAGGTCTGGCTCGCCGTCATCGTCCTCGTCCCGCTGTCCGCCTTCGAGGCCACCGCCAACCTCGGTCCCGCCTCCGTCCAGCTCATCAAGTCCGCGGGCGCCGCCGTGCGGATCGTCGAGCTCGTCGACCGGGCCGAGGCCTCCGCCGCCGAGGTCCCCGAGACCCACGACCTGCCCGCCGTCACGACGGGCGGCCCGCGCCTGCGCGCCCGCGGCCTCGCCGTCGGCTGGCCGGGGGGCCCGGTCGTCGCCGAGGGCATCGACCTCGACCTCGCCCCCGGCGACCGCCTCGCGATCGTCGGACCCTCCGGCATCGGCAAGACGACCCTCCTCCTCACCCTGGCCGGGCTCCTCGAACCCAAGGACGGCGAGCTCACCCTCGACGGCGTCAGCCCCTGGGCAGGCGAGCGCACCGAGGTGGCCGCCCGGATCACGCTCACCGCCGAGGACGCCCACGTCTTCGACACGACCGTCCTGGAGAACCTGCGCGTCGCCCACGGTGCCCTCCGGCCCGAGGAGGCCACCGCCCTCCTCGAGCGCGCCGGCCTCGGCGCCTGGCTCGCCGCCCTGCCCGACGGCCTCGACACGCCGCTCGGCTCGGACGGGACGACCGTCTCGGGCGGCGAGCGCCGCCGACTCCTCCTCGCCCGGGCCCTGGCCGCGCCGACCCCGCTCATGCTCCTCGACGAGCCCGGCGAGCACCTCGACGCCGAGACGGCCGACCGTCTCGTCGCCGACCTCCTCGACGCCGGCCTCGCGGAGGACCCGGCGTCCCGCCGCGGCGTCCTCCTCGTCACCCACCGCCTGTCCGCCCTCGCCCACGCCGACGAGGTCCTCATGGTGGGGCGGACCGAGGCCGGTCGGCCCGCCACCGTCCTGCGCCGCGGCTCGCACGCCGACCTGGCCGCCACCGACGCGGGATACCGTTGGTCCCTGGAGCAGGAGGAGCACGAGACCCAGGAGGTCTGA